From Nitrospirae bacterium CG2_30_53_67:
GACCTCTCCGATCCCAGACTGGACGTCTTGCTGGGAAGTCAGGCCGACGAACTGCGGGAGGATGCCGCTCTGCTCCAGAACGCCGCCAACCCCTTTGATTACCAGGGCTATCTCAAGGGGTATCAGACGCCTGTGTTTTTCGGAAGCGCTCTCAATAACTTCGGCGTCAGAGAGCTGCTCGATTCATTCGTTGAGATGGCTCCTCCCCCCGGTCCGATGACCGCCCTGTCCCGTGAGGTGTCGCCCTACGAGGAGACCTTTTCCGGGTTCGTCTTCAAGATCCAGGCCAACATGGATCCGGCCCACCGGGACCGCATCGCATTCCTTCGAATCTGTTCGGGCAGGTTCACACGGGGGATGAAGGTCCGCCACCATCGGACCGGCAAGGAGATGACCCTCTCCAATGCCACCATCTTCATGGCCCAGGAGAGGACGCACGTGGAGGAGGCCTATGCCGGCGATATTATCGGCATCCACAATCATGGGACCATCAAGATCGGCGATACCTTTACGGACAAGGAACCCCTGCAGTTCACCGGTATCCCCAACTTTGCGCCGGAATACTTCCGGCGGGCCGTGCTGAAGAACCCGATCAAATCCAAGCAGCTTCGAACGGGATTGACCCAGTTGGCCGAGGAGGGAGCGGTACAGGTTTTCCGCCCGCTGATGGGGAATGACTATATTTTGGGGGCCGTCGGGGTTCTGCAGTTCGACGTGACCATGGCCCGTCTGAAGAACGAATACGGGGTCGAGGCCGCCTATGTCCCGACGGATTTCACCATGGCCCGGTGGATCGAGTACGATGACAAAAAGAAGCTGGAAGAATTTGTCAGGAAGAACCAGGCCAATCTGTCCTACGACGCTGAAGGACATTTGGCGTATCTTGCCGCAAGCAAATGGAGCCTCGAGTTTGTCATGGAGAAGTGGCCGGGAATCACCTTCAGCAAGGTGAAGGAACATCATTAGACGACGCCTCACAGGGCGGCTCTTCCTGTTTCATCCGACCTCAACTTCTTTTCAATACCTGCGGCAATTTTCTACAACCGTCCGGTTCCGCTAAAAAGGATTTTTTACCTCTTGACAGGGGGCCTTTCAATGGGTGAACATGTCAGGCGCCGAAACGGCGGTCATGCATATAAGGAGAGCCTATATCCGGATGCTTTGTGAAGACAAGGCGGCTCGGGCAAGCCTTGAGAAGGCGATGGGGGAGAGATGAAAAAAATAGCGCTGATCAGCGGAATCATTATTTTCATGGCTGTTGCCGGATCTGTTTTATTCAGGGACAAAGAAAATGAGCCGGAATACAGAACAGACAAGATCGTCAAAGGGGATATCGAAATGACCGTTACGGCCACGGGCACCGTCAACCCTGTGACCACGGTTCTGGTAGGCACCCAGGTATCGGGGACGATCAAGGAATTATACGCGGATTTCAATTCTCCTGTAAAGAAAGGGCAGTTGATCGCCCGGATAGATCCGGCTCTGTTTGAGGCACAGGTGAACCAGGCAAAGGCCAATCTTCTTTCGGCGAAAGCCAATCTGGAGAAAGCCGAAGCGGCGCTTCTTGATGCCAAGAGGACCCTGAACCGGAATAAGGAACTGTTTTTGAAAAACTACATTGCCAGGAGTGATCTCGATACATCAGAGACGAATTATGAGACATCCGTTGCCGGGAGCAGCGCGGCAAAGGCGGAGATCGCCAAGGCCGAGGCGGCATTAAACCTTGCCGGGACCAACCTTCGTTATACAAGGATTGTGTCTCCGGTAGACGGGATTGTCGTGTCGAGAAGTGTGGACGTCGGCCAGACGGTTGCGGCGAGCTTTCAGACCCCGACCCTCTTTACCATTGCGCAGGATCTGACAAAAATGCAGATTGATACGAATGTGGATGAGGCGGATATCGGGAAGGTCATGGTCGGGCAGGATGTTGAATTTACCGTGGATGCTTATCCGGACTTGACTTTCAAGGGCAAGGTTTTTCAGGTCAGGAATGCCCCGATCACCGTCCAGAATGTGGTTACGTATGATGTCGTGATCATCGTGGATAATCCTGAGTTTAAGCTCAAACCGGGAATGACCGCCGAAGTATCCGTTATTATATCCGTTAAAAAAGATGTGCTGACGATACCGAATGCCGCGCTGAGGTTCCAGCCGCCGGAAAAGGCAAAGACGGCGGAAAGGCCGAAAGGGCCCGGAGTCTGGATACTCGAACAGGGGAAACCGAAACGCATACCGGTTTCAACCGGCATCAGTGACGGGAAGGATACCGAGCTTGTCTCCGGTGACATCAAAGAAGGGCAGGATATCATCGTAGAATCTCTTGCGCCGGCAAAACAACCGTCCATGCCTTCCGGGCCGAGGATGTTCTGATATGGCCATCATTGAAGCGCAGGAAATTACTAAAATCTACAGGCTGGGTGATGTTGATGTGAATGCGCTCGGAGGAGTGTCTTTAACCATAGGTAAAGGTGAATTTGTTGCCGTCATGGGTCCATCAGGTTCCGGTAAATCAACTTTTATGAATATCCTGGGCTGCCTTGATCAGCCGACGGACGGCAAATATTTCCTGGAGCATATGAATGTGGGTGATCTTGACAGGGATGAACTTGCAGGAATAAGGAATAAAAAAATCGGTTTTGTCTTCCAGGGATTTAATCTGCTTCCAAGGACATCCGCCCTTGAAAATGTCGAGCTTCCGATGCTTTATGACGGGATGCCTGCAAGAGAAAGAAGAGAGCATGCAGCCGATGCGCTCAAAAGCGTCGGTCTTGAGGGGAGGGAAAACCATCATCCCAATCAGCTTTCAGGCGGCCAGCAGCAGAGAGTGGCCATCGCCAGGGCCCTCGTCAATCATGCGCCCATCATCCTTGCGGATGAGCCGACCGGGAACCTTGACACCAGGACGAGCGCTGAAATCATGGAGATATTTGTCAAACTGAATGCGGAATCCAACATCACGGTTATCCTTGTAACCCATGAGGCGGACATCGCAGCATACAGCAGGCGGATCATTCGGTTCCTGGACGGTCATGTGATCAGCGACATGAGGCAGGAACAATCATGATTAATCTTCCTTCAACCCTCAGAATATCATTCAGGGCATTAAGAGTGAACAAGACGCGCTCCGCTCTGACCATGCTC
This genomic window contains:
- a CDS encoding macrolide ABC transporter ATP-binding protein; its protein translation is MAIIEAQEITKIYRLGDVDVNALGGVSLTIGKGEFVAVMGPSGSGKSTFMNILGCLDQPTDGKYFLEHMNVGDLDRDELAGIRNKKIGFVFQGFNLLPRTSALENVELPMLYDGMPARERREHAADALKSVGLEGRENHHPNQLSGGQQQRVAIARALVNHAPIILADEPTGNLDTRTSAEIMEIFVKLNAESNITVILVTHEADIAAYSRRIIRFLDGHVISDMRQEQS
- a CDS encoding efflux transporter periplasmic adaptor subunit, which produces MKKIALISGIIIFMAVAGSVLFRDKENEPEYRTDKIVKGDIEMTVTATGTVNPVTTVLVGTQVSGTIKELYADFNSPVKKGQLIARIDPALFEAQVNQAKANLLSAKANLEKAEAALLDAKRTLNRNKELFLKNYIARSDLDTSETNYETSVAGSSAAKAEIAKAEAALNLAGTNLRYTRIVSPVDGIVVSRSVDVGQTVAASFQTPTLFTIAQDLTKMQIDTNVDEADIGKVMVGQDVEFTVDAYPDLTFKGKVFQVRNAPITVQNVVTYDVVIIVDNPEFKLKPGMTAEVSVIISVKKDVLTIPNAALRFQPPEKAKTAERPKGPGVWILEQGKPKRIPVSTGISDGKDTELVSGDIKEGQDIIVESLAPAKQPSMPSGPRMF